The genomic DNA AATGACGGTTGTCGCTACCAGCAGTTGCAGCTCGCCCTGCTTAAATGCCTGCATGACGTCCTGTTTCTCGGCGGGTTTCATGCGACCGTGTACCAGACCGATTTTCAGCTCCGGCAGCGCCTGTTTAAGCTCTTCCCATGTGGCTTCCGCCGCCTGCGCTTCCAGCAGTTCCGACTCTTCAATGAGCGTACAGACCCAGTACGCCTGGCGCCCTTCGGCGGTACCGGCGTGACGCACGCGGTCGATGATCTCGTTGCGGCGGGTATCCGGAATGGCGACGGTCGACACCGGCGTACGCCCCGGCGGGAGCTCGTCGATGACGGAGGTGTCGAGATCGGCATAGGCGGTCATCGCCAGAGTGCGCGGAATTGGCGTGGCGGTCATGATCAACTGATGCGGATGGAAACCCTGCTGTTGGCCCTTTTCCCACAGCGCCAGTCTCTGATGCACACCGAAACGGTGTTGTTCGTCGATAATCACCAGCGCCAGTCCATTGAACTGCACCTGTTCCTGAAAAATCGCGTGAGTGCCGACAATCATCTGCACCTGGCCGAGGGCGATGGCTTCCTGCTGCGCCTGTCGCGCTTTACCTTTTTGTTTACCCGCCAGCCAGCCCACTTCAATGCCCAGCGGGGCAAACCAGTTGCGGAAGTTGTTGGCATGCTGCTCCGCGAGCAGCTCTGTCGGTGCCATCAGCGCCACCTGATTGCCGTGGGCAATCGCCCGCAGCGCGGCCAGCGCGGCAACCAGCGTTTTACCGGAACCGACATCACCCTGCACCAGACGCATCATCGGTACATCCAGCGCCATATCGCGTTCGATTTCCGCGACCACACGCTCCTGGGCACCGGTTGGCTTAAACGGCAGCGCGGCCAACAACTGGTTTTTCAAATCGTTTTTCGGGCTGAGTGGCTGGGCGTGATAGCGCTGAGCGCCTGCGCGTAGCGCCAGCATGCTCAGGTTATGCGCCAGCAACTCTTCGAGAATCAACCGCCGCTGTGCCGGATGTTGCCCGGTTTCGAGGTCGCTCAGTTGCATGTCCGGCGGCGGGCGATGCAGGGTGCGCAGCGCTTCCGGCAGGCTCATCATCCCTTTCGCCAGATCCGGCGGCAGCAGCTCGGCAATGGCGCAAGTGTCGAGCAAATCAAGCGCCTGGTCGGTGAGCTTGCGCAGCGTCGCCTGCCTGACGCCTTCGGTCGTCGGGTAAACCGGCGTCAGCGTTTCCTGCAGCTCCGGCGTGCTGAGATCGCCCTGAACGCGGTATTCCGGGTGGATCATTTCTGCGCCATATTTGCCGCGTTTGGCTTCACCGTAAGCCAGCACACGACGCCCGGTCGCGAGGCTGTTTTTCATCGCCGCGTTGAAGTTGAAAAAACGCATGGTGAGAATACCGGTGCCGTCGCTGATCTGGCAGGTCATCATCCGACGGCCGCCAAACGAGATGTTGCAGTTCAGCACTTCGCCTTCCACGGTCGCGTAGACGCCGGGGAGCAGGTCGTTAATGGGGTAAAGTTGGGTGCGGTCTTCGTAACGCAGCGGCAGATGCAGGAGCAAATCCTGCACAGTATGCAGGCCGATTTTCGCGAGCTTGCTGGTCTGCGCCGCGCCAACGCCGGTGAGTGAACTCAGCGGAACGGCATCCAGCAGACGGCCGCTCATGGCTTATCTCGCAGCCTGCATAGTGGCCCACCACGCCGCATCGGCTTCGATATCACCGGACGCATTCACGTGAGGGTAAGGCAATTTTTTGCGCTTCGCGACGCGCGCCAGCACCGGATAACCGCCTTCAAACAGCAAGCGCTGCTGTTCCTCTTCCGGCAGCATACTGTTGTCACGCTCGTACATACCGGCGTTCTGACGCTGGCGCTGCGCTTCATAAAGGATTAAGGCGGAAGCGACAGAGACGTTCAGCGACTGCACCATGCCGATCATCGGAATAATGATCTCCTGGTCTGCCAGCGTCAGTGCTTGTTGGCTGATCCCGGTTTTCTCCTGGCCCATCAGAATGCAGGTCGGGCGGGTGTAATCGATATCGCGAAAATCAACGGCTTTTCCGGAAAGGTGTGTTGCCAGTACCTGCATGCCGCGCGCTTTCAGGTGCGTAACGGCGTCGTCGATTGTCGGGTGTGTTTTGACGTTGACCCAGCTGTTGCTGCCCGCTGCCGTGGATGCCATGGTACGCATGCGGTTGCCTGGCCAGATAGCATGCACTTCATGCACGCCAACCGCATCAGCGGTGCGAATGATAGCGGAGACATTATGAGGTTTATGCACCTGCTCCATACAGACCGTCAGGTCAGGCTGGCGCCGGGCGAGCATTTCACAAATGCGCTCATAACGTTTTTGATTCATGTTTCTAGTTTCGGTTACGGGTGACTTTAATCACGTCTGGCATCACGCGAATTTTACGCATGATATTCGCCAGATGGACGCGATCGCGTGCGGTCAGACGGATAAACGCGCTGTACACGCGACCATCTTTCTCTTCCGTATTCAGGCTCTGAATATTGGACGTCGCGGTGTTGATCGCCGCCGTCAGGTTTGCCAGCGCACCCTGGTGGTTGAACATATCCACTTTAATTTCGGTGATGAATTCCTGCTCGGTCTCTTTATCCCACTCTACCGCCATGAATTTCTCGGGCTCTTTCTGATAGCCACGGATGTTGCGACAGGATTCATGGTGGATCACCAGCCCTTTACCCGGGCTGACGTGGGCGATGATCGGATCGCCTGGAATCGGGCGACAGCATTTGGCAAAGGTGATCAGCACGCCATCGGCGCCTTTAATCGGCAGATGACCGTGGCCCTGCGCCGTTGACGGTGCCGCAGTCGCTGCTTCGCCTTGCAACAGGTTTTTCGCGACCACAACGCTCATCGCGTTCCCGAGGCCGATTTCCGCCAGCAGATCGTCAAGACTTGCCAGCTTCATGCGCTCGAGTTCGCGTTGAATGCTCTCTTGTGGAATTTCGGCCAGCTTGCGGCTGCCGCCTAACGCGTGGTTAAGCAGGCGACGGCCCAGACTCACGGAATCATCACGTTTGAGGTTTTTCAGCAACTGGCGGATTTTAGCGCGCGCTTTCGAGCTCACCACAAAGTTCAGCCAGGCAGCGTTCGGGCGCGCGCCGGGAGCCGTGATGATTTCAACGGTTTGACCGCTGGAAAGCGACTGCGACAGCGGGTAAGGCTGGCGATCGACGCGGGCACCAACGCAGGCGTGACCGATATCGGTATGCACTGCGTAGGCGAAGTCGACCGGTGTCGCGCCTGCCGGTAATTCGACAATGCGGCCTTCCGGCGTGAAAACATAAATCTCATCCGGGAAGAGATCAGATTTTACGCTCTCGATAAATTCGAACGAGCTACCGGCGCTTTGCTGGAGTTCCAGCAGGCTCTGCATCCAGCGCTGGGCGCGGATTTGCGCCGTAGTACTGCTTTCGCCGCCATGCTCTTTGTAAGCCCAGTGCGCCGCGACCCCCATCTCTGCCATCTGATCCATATCTTCGGTACGGATCTGAACCTCAACCGGCACCCCGTGTGGACCAATCATGGAGGTATGCAACGACTGATAGCCGTTGGCCTTCGGAATGGCGATATAGTCTTTTACGCGCCCCGGACGCGGTTTGTACAGGCTGTGCATCTGACCGAGTACGCGGTAGCAGGTATCCGGGTCATGAACGATCACGCGAAACGCGTAGATATCCATGATGGAGTGAAAACGCTGCTCTTTCAGCACCATTTTGCAGTAGATAGAGTACAGATGCTTCTCGCGACCGCTTACGCGACAGGGAATACCCGCCTCCTGCAATCGCCCTTCGATTTCAGAGAGGATTTTCTGGATCATCTCTTTACGGTTGCCGCGCGCGGCTTTCACCACCTCTTTAATTACGCGATAGCGGTTCGGGTACAACGCTTCAAAACCCAGCTCTTCGAGCTCAGTTTTAATGTGATGAATACCTAAACGGTGCGCCAGCGGGCTATAAATTTCGAGGGTTTCACGGGCAATGCGTCGACGCTTATCCGGACGGAGGGAGCCCAGTGTGCGCATATTATGGGTGCGGTCAGCGAGTTTGATGAGAATGACGCGGATATCCTGCACCATCGCCATAATCATCTTGCGAAAGTTTTCGGCCTGCGCCTCTTTCTTGTCGCGAAACTTGAGCTTATCAAGTTTCGACACCCCTTCCACCAGTTCGGCAACGCTTTTGCCAAACAGTTGTTCCATATCCTGGTAGGTGGCGGGGGTATCTTCAATCACGTCATGCAGCAGGGCGGCCATCAGCGTTTCGTAGTCGAGTTTCATCTCGGCCAGGATACAGGCTACCGCCACCGGGTGCGTGATATAGGGTTCACCGCTTGAACGTGTCTGGCCCTCGTGAGCGTCACGTGCAACGAGATACGCCTGCTGAAGACGCTTAATCTGATCTTCAGGCAGGTAAGTTTGAATCAGCTGATTCAGGCTTTCAAACAGATACAAGGGCGACCCGCAGGTTTAATTAACGACGACCTTCAGCAATGGCGGTAACGGCCTGCAGTTCTGCGGCTTCCTGCTCTTGCTGCTCCTGGCGCTCACGTACGTCGAGGATCTGGTTGTTAATCAGGCCTTCTTCGATTTCGCGCAGCGCGATAACGGTGGTTTTATCGTTTTCTTCCGGTACCAGCGGATCTTTACCGCCTACCTGCATCTGACGAGCGCGACGCGCGGCGACCAGTACCAGGTCAAAACGGTTACCAATTTTCTCTACAGCGTCCTGAACAGTTACGCGTGCCATACTTAAAATGCTCCACAGGTGAAGAAATGACTGGGCATGATACTGAAAGTGGGTTCAGTCTGCCAATAGTTTGCTGATTAAAGCGTCATGTCGCTGCTTTTGGCGGCTCATGCGCAGACGTTCAGCGCGAATGATGGTTTTCAGATCGCCCAGCGCGGTGTCGAAATCATCGTTCACAATCAGGTAATCATATTCTGCGTAATGGCTCATTTCTGCAACTGCCTGCGCCATACGTTTTGCAATCACCTCTTCGCTATCCTGGCCGCGTCCACGCAACCGGCGATCCAGTTCCTCTTTCGAGGGCGGCAGAATAAAAATGCTGCGCGCGTTCGGCATTTTCTGGCGAATTTGCAATGCGCCTTGCCAGTCGATATCCAGGAATACATCTACGCCAGAGGCTAATACCTGCTCGATGGTTTCACGAGAGGTGCCGTAATAGTTACCAAAAACTTCTGCATGCTCAAGAAACGCGTCTTTGCCAATCATATGACGGAATTCATCATGATTGACGAAGTAATAGTGTTCGCCGTGCACTTCACCCGGACGCGGCGCGCGCGTGGTATGCGAAACAGATACCTGGGTGTCGTACAACGGTTGGGTTTTTAACAGCGCCTGAATCAGGCTGGATTTACCCGCGCCACTGGGGGCAGAAACAATATAAAGCGTGCCTTGAGCCATGAGAGTCTTTTGTATGTGGTTATCGAGAGAAGTCTACATACGAGCCTATTATACACGCCGCGCTCGGGTGACGTAGCTTTTGTCACACTTTTTACCGCAGTTAATTGCATTTTGCGCGCCGTTTTCCTGATTTCCCTGTCAGTTACTGCAACAACGCCAAAACCCTGGAATCCGCTACGCAATGTCAGACATCACGCATCGCCATAAAAGAAATCAACGCGTTAAATCCGCGAAGACGCTTTGAAGGGAGACGCAACAATGGCGAAATGGGGATGGTTACTGATTTTTGTGGTCTGTGGTTCAGCGAGCGCGGCATGCCCTGTCTGGTCACCCGCAAGGGCTGAAGAGGAGATCGCGCGGCTGAGCGGGCAGATAACGCAGTGGAATGACGCTTACTGGTCACAAGGCGCCAGCGGGGTTAACGATGCGGTTTATGACCAGCTCTCCGCGCGTCTGGCGCAGTGGCGGCGTTGCTTCGGCAAAGAAACGACCCAGGAGCTCGCGCCGCCGATGCTGGGAAAAGGTGTTGTTCATCCTGTCGCCCATACCGGTGTGAAAAAGCTGCCGGATGCCGCTGCCCTGTCCGGGTGGATGAAAGGCAAATCTGCGTTGTGGCTCCAGCCAAAGGTCGACGGTGTTGCCGTGACGCTGGTCTATCGCGAGGGCAAGCTGGTTCAGGCCATCAGCCGGGGCGACGGCTTAAAAGGGGAAGACTGGACGGCGCGCGTCAGGCTCATTCCCGCCGTTCCGCAGACGGTCACCGGCGAGCTGGCGAATAGTGTATTGCAGGGTGAGCTGTTTTTGCGGCGTGACGGGCACATTCAAAAGCAAATGGGCGGCATGAACGCCCGGGCGAAAGTGGCAGGCGCCATGATGCGTAAAAGCACGCCGGCCTCGTTACAGGCGCTCTCGCTGTTCGTCTGGGCCTGGCCGGATGGCCCGAAAAACATGACCCAACGCCAGGCATTGCTGCGTGATGCCGGTTTTGACTGGGTTTCACAGTACACCGTGCCCGTCACCACGGTGGCGCAGGTTGCCGCGCAGCGCGAGCGCTGGTTTAGCTCGCCACTGCCGTTTGTAACCGATGGCGTGGTGGTCAGAGCGGCGTCGGAACCTTCGGGCAAGCACTGGCTACCGGGGCAGGAAAACTGGATTGTTGCCTGGAAGTACGCTCCCGTGGCGCAAGTCGCCGAGGTGAAAGCCGTCAATTTCACTGTCGGACGCACCGGGAAAATCGCCGTCGTTGCTCAACTCG from Trabulsiella odontotermitis includes the following:
- the ligB gene encoding NAD-dependent DNA ligase LigB, with product MAKWGWLLIFVVCGSASAACPVWSPARAEEEIARLSGQITQWNDAYWSQGASGVNDAVYDQLSARLAQWRRCFGKETTQELAPPMLGKGVVHPVAHTGVKKLPDAAALSGWMKGKSALWLQPKVDGVAVTLVYREGKLVQAISRGDGLKGEDWTARVRLIPAVPQTVTGELANSVLQGELFLRRDGHIQKQMGGMNARAKVAGAMMRKSTPASLQALSLFVWAWPDGPKNMTQRQALLRDAGFDWVSQYTVPVTTVAQVAAQRERWFSSPLPFVTDGVVVRAASEPSGKHWLPGQENWIVAWKYAPVAQVAEVKAVNFTVGRTGKIAVVAQLEPIQLDDKRVQRVNIGSVNHWQRLDLAPGDQVQVSLAGQGIPRIDSVVWRSAERHKPEPPAAHFTPLTCYFSTPECEAQFLSRLVWSSSPQALDIDGIGAATWQVLHRAHHFNHLFSWLALTQEQLQATPGLTAARGLQLWHRFNLARTQPFRRWIAAMGIPLSQETLNSMADINWVQLVAKNDADWQALPGTGVKRATQIRQWLHSEVTGQLATWLSEQKIAGFSAQ
- the trmH gene encoding tRNA (guanosine(18)-2'-O)-methyltransferase TrmH; the encoded protein is MNQKRYERICEMLARRQPDLTVCMEQVHKPHNVSAIIRTADAVGVHEVHAIWPGNRMRTMASTAAGSNSWVNVKTHPTIDDAVTHLKARGMQVLATHLSGKAVDFRDIDYTRPTCILMGQEKTGISQQALTLADQEIIIPMIGMVQSLNVSVASALILYEAQRQRQNAGMYERDNSMLPEEEQQRLLFEGGYPVLARVAKRKKLPYPHVNASGDIEADAAWWATMQAAR
- the spoT gene encoding bifunctional GTP diphosphokinase/guanosine-3',5'-bis pyrophosphate 3'-pyrophosphohydrolase — encoded protein: MYLFESLNQLIQTYLPEDQIKRLQQAYLVARDAHEGQTRSSGEPYITHPVAVACILAEMKLDYETLMAALLHDVIEDTPATYQDMEQLFGKSVAELVEGVSKLDKLKFRDKKEAQAENFRKMIMAMVQDIRVILIKLADRTHNMRTLGSLRPDKRRRIARETLEIYSPLAHRLGIHHIKTELEELGFEALYPNRYRVIKEVVKAARGNRKEMIQKILSEIEGRLQEAGIPCRVSGREKHLYSIYCKMVLKEQRFHSIMDIYAFRVIVHDPDTCYRVLGQMHSLYKPRPGRVKDYIAIPKANGYQSLHTSMIGPHGVPVEVQIRTEDMDQMAEMGVAAHWAYKEHGGESSTTAQIRAQRWMQSLLELQQSAGSSFEFIESVKSDLFPDEIYVFTPEGRIVELPAGATPVDFAYAVHTDIGHACVGARVDRQPYPLSQSLSSGQTVEIITAPGARPNAAWLNFVVSSKARAKIRQLLKNLKRDDSVSLGRRLLNHALGGSRKLAEIPQESIQRELERMKLASLDDLLAEIGLGNAMSVVVAKNLLQGEAATAAPSTAQGHGHLPIKGADGVLITFAKCCRPIPGDPIIAHVSPGKGLVIHHESCRNIRGYQKEPEKFMAVEWDKETEQEFITEIKVDMFNHQGALANLTAAINTATSNIQSLNTEEKDGRVYSAFIRLTARDRVHLANIMRKIRVMPDVIKVTRNRN
- the gmk gene encoding guanylate kinase — translated: MAQGTLYIVSAPSGAGKSSLIQALLKTQPLYDTQVSVSHTTRAPRPGEVHGEHYYFVNHDEFRHMIGKDAFLEHAEVFGNYYGTSRETIEQVLASGVDVFLDIDWQGALQIRQKMPNARSIFILPPSKEELDRRLRGRGQDSEEVIAKRMAQAVAEMSHYAEYDYLIVNDDFDTALGDLKTIIRAERLRMSRQKQRHDALISKLLAD
- the recG gene encoding ATP-dependent DNA helicase RecG; the encoded protein is MSGRLLDAVPLSSLTGVGAAQTSKLAKIGLHTVQDLLLHLPLRYEDRTQLYPINDLLPGVYATVEGEVLNCNISFGGRRMMTCQISDGTGILTMRFFNFNAAMKNSLATGRRVLAYGEAKRGKYGAEMIHPEYRVQGDLSTPELQETLTPVYPTTEGVRQATLRKLTDQALDLLDTCAIAELLPPDLAKGMMSLPEALRTLHRPPPDMQLSDLETGQHPAQRRLILEELLAHNLSMLALRAGAQRYHAQPLSPKNDLKNQLLAALPFKPTGAQERVVAEIERDMALDVPMMRLVQGDVGSGKTLVAALAALRAIAHGNQVALMAPTELLAEQHANNFRNWFAPLGIEVGWLAGKQKGKARQAQQEAIALGQVQMIVGTHAIFQEQVQFNGLALVIIDEQHRFGVHQRLALWEKGQQQGFHPHQLIMTATPIPRTLAMTAYADLDTSVIDELPPGRTPVSTVAIPDTRRNEIIDRVRHAGTAEGRQAYWVCTLIEESELLEAQAAEATWEELKQALPELKIGLVHGRMKPAEKQDVMQAFKQGELQLLVATTVIEVGVDVPNASLMIIENPERLGLAQLHQLRGRVGRGAVASHCVLLYKSPLSKTAQKRLQVLRDSNDGFVIAQKDLEIRGPGELLGTRQTGNAEFKVADLLRDQGMIPDVQRIARHIHERYPAQAQALIERWMPETERYSNA
- the rpoZ gene encoding DNA-directed RNA polymerase subunit omega codes for the protein MARVTVQDAVEKIGNRFDLVLVAARRARQMQVGGKDPLVPEENDKTTVIALREIEEGLINNQILDVRERQEQQEQEAAELQAVTAIAEGRR